Part of the Leucoraja erinacea ecotype New England chromosome 15, Leri_hhj_1, whole genome shotgun sequence genome, gcacccaccccactccctcttctccctcttctccccactaccATCAGACAaaacgtatagaagtgtgaaaacgcacacctccagactcagggacagtttcttccccgctgttatcaggcaagtgaatcatcccactacaaccggagagcagtgctgaaccattatctacctctttggtgtccctcggactatccttgattggactttgctggctttaccttgcactaaacgttattcccttatcttgtatctaaacactgtaaatggctcgattgtaatcgttttaagacagagatagatagatttttgattagtcgggtcagtctgaagaagggtcgcccattccttcgctccagagatgctgcctttcccgctgagtcactccagcattctgtgtctaccttcgatttttgatcagtacaggtgtcagaggttttggggagaaggcgggagactggggttaggagggaaagatagatcagccgtgattgaatggagtagacgtgatgggccgaatgacctaattctactcctctcacttatgaccttatgtattatcgatctgctgactggatagcacacaacaaaagcttttcactgtacacctgacaataaactaaactaatcggtCCATTTCTTCCAAAGGCAGTGCTTCTTGGACTACAACTTGAAATTAAACAATAATATGCTAACTGATCAATTGTCCAAATGAGTCTGGACAGGGGTGGTTAAGAGAGATTTTCTGCTCCATATATaattctagatagacacaaaaagctggagtaactcagcgggtcagacagcatctctggagcacgggaattggtgacgtttcaggtcgagacccttcttcagtgagagtcaggggaaatggaaacgagagacatagaataaatgagtgaaagatatgcaaaaatgtaacgatgatagagGCAACAGGCCACTGTAAGCACTGTGTaaggtgagaacgagttacagataatgagactcaacaagatgactttgaagctggtacgatttgggtgggggatggacggagagagagagggggggatgcaacggttacttgaagttagtgaaatcaatattgatacctcTAGgatttaagctgcccaagcgtaatacgaggtgatgttcctccataGTTCTACAACTCACCTTTAACAGGGGCTCCATCCATTATTTCATATTTGGCAATAGTTTCTGTCTCAGTGGTGGTACTGGGCCctttaaaataataaatcaacATATCAGGCAACGGAGGCATCGCAGTCTCAAAGAGTAACCAAAGACATAGGAGTCTCAGCAGTGGCCCAGATTCCTACTACTATCCTTACCAATACCAGTAATCTCTTTTTTGATCATCTGAAGTTCCATGTGCTGGATTTTGATTCTCACCAACAAGAAGTAGATCTTACCGACGATCACATCCTTCAGGTGGTATCTAAAGAAAGAATCAAAACAGTACAGAAGCAATATAATAAGGACAATTTAATATATAGAGATCACCCTCGTTATAACTGACCATGGTGGGAGGGGTAGAAGGGGAAACACCGGAATGACTCACTTTGACTTGTTGTATTCAAACTCTATGTGTAAGCAGTCCTCAATGCCGACCTCCATTTTAATGGAGTTGTTGACATCTGGGTAGGTGGCAAGCTGGTGCACGATCAGGTCATATTCCTTCACCAGATCACTCAGACTCCGGACCATTGTCACTTTCAAAAAGTATCTGAGGAGAAATACagaagaggagaaaaaaaaaatacataagggggggaaaaagggtaactagagagagagtaggaccccctcaggaatcaaagtggtcacctcagtgtggagccacaggagatgggcaaggtccttaatgagtatttctcctatgTATTTAccgaggaacttggggcagtccttggaagtgtcttgagagcagtcagcgtTTCAatcgaagaggtgctgaaggtactatcgtgtatgaaggtagacaaatctccaggacctgatcaTATACGAGGATATTGTGGGAAACTATGGAGGAAATTGCCAGAGCCCTggttgagggtggtgggtgtatggaacaagctgccagagcaggcagttgaggcagggactatcccaaacgtttaagaaacagttaggataggtacatggataggcaataggtgtcggaaacatagaaaataggtgcaggaggaggccattcaacccttcaaaccagcaccgccattcattgtgatcatggctgatcgtcccctttcaataacccgtgcctgttgtctccccatatcccttgactccacttgcccctagagctctatctaactctctcttaaatccatccagtgatttggcctccactgccctctgtggcagggaattccataaattcacaactctctgggtgaaaacgtttttttctcacctcagtcttaaatgacctcccctttattctaagactgtggcccctagttctggactcgcccaacattggggacatttttcctgcatctagcttgtccagtccttttataatgttatatgtttctataagatccccctcatccttctaaactccagtgaatacaagcctagtcttttcaatctttcctcatatgactgtcccgccatcccagggatcaatctcgtgaacctacgctgcactgcctcaatcacaaggatgtccttcctcaaattaggagaccaaaactgtacacaacactccagatgtggtctcacaagagccctatacaactgcagaagaacctctttactcctatactgaaatcctcttgttatgaaggccaacatttcattagctttcttcactgcctgttgtacctacacgccaactttcagtgatcggtgcacaaggacacccaggtctcgctgtacctcccccttacctaacctaaccccattgagatattgagtaggccattcggcccttcgagccagcaccagcattcaatgtgatcatggctgatcatccacaatccgtaccccgttcctgccttctccccgtatcccttcattcctcaatctttaagagctctatctaactctctcctgagagcctccagagaattggcctccactgccttctgaggcagagaattccagactcacaactcagtgtaaaaaagtttttccttcatctgcgttctaaatggcttatcccttattcttaaactgtggcccctggttctggactctcccaacattaggaacatgtttctgcctctagcatgtccaaacccttaattatcttatatgtttggagggatacattgataggaaaggcttGGAGAAATATATGAACAGGAAATGGTCAGAgggatacatggataggccaggtttagagcaatatgggccaaatgcggggaggtgggaccagtgtagatgggccatcgtggtgggcatgggcaagttgggccgaagaacctgttcccgtgctgtatgactctatgacctcaaAAGGGATCAGCTCTACCCTGCTACATATTTTGACAGAATAGCAAAAAGAAAGACAACTTGGGGATCTACTTGAAGGAAACTGAAGTGCGTACAAATCAAACCGTACCAAATATGGTTAAAACTGCACGGAAAATGGTTACCTTAGTCTGACATTGGCCCCGATATACGATTCGTACGGCTTTTCCACTTGCATGAATTCAAAGTCGTAGGTCCTGCTCTGTGTCAACTCTCCGGGCAAGGCCAGCTCCTTCACCAAGTTCACAAACTCATGCGTGTTACTCTTATCGCTAAACAGCTCTGCAAAGTAGAAGCAAGAGGgttttgaaaagcttttttttttacagtgtcaAGCCAAACCCCATCTCTCCAACACCACTATTcccatgatggacacaaaatgctggagtaactcagcgggacgggcggcaactctgtagagaaagaatgggtgacgttccgggtcgagacccttcttcagactgctcccaCTGCAAAACGACACATTTTGGCTGCTCCACTctgaaattcagtctgaagaagggtctcggcctgaaacgtcacccattccttctctccagagatgctgcctgtcccgctgagttactccagcactttgtgtctaccttcgatttaaaccggaaTTGCAGTACCAGgaatcgacttcgggagcttcaaccaccccgatcgcaggagcttcgatcgccccgactgcggatggtttgacagcCCCCACCgcgggagaaagggagggaagatgatattacgttattgccttccatcacagtgcgctgtggtggatgtttatgttaattttaatgtaattatatgtcttgctgcttttttggtatgactgtatggcaaatcaaattctttgtatggtttttacatacttggctaataaattcattacaattacaattaccttGCACCACAAGTGCGGGGCAAAGGTCGGCAACTTACCAATTTGTCCAACAAACTCGATCCGAATTCCTTTGTGCTCCAAGCGTTTCCCCGGCTGTTTAAAGGTCAGGTTTACCTGCCAAAAGAAATTATTCATCATCACTCTGAACTTTAGAACTAAATTTGAAAAAGAAttgggtcttatagaaacgtacgaaattctgaagggattggacaggctagatgcaggaaatatgttctccatgttgggggaatccagaaccagggggtcacagtttaagattatgggttaggctatttaggactgagacgagtcCCAGAGAGttacgaatctgtggaattctctgccatagaagacagattttggatgatcataatgaatggcggcgctggcctactccagcacctatgtttctatatttctatttgcTATCAAAACCAATCTCCATTCTTTTATAAGACTATCATTTCTCTCCCTTTACCAAGATGTCAGTTTTTCTCTTCATTCTTCTGAAGAGTTCATCAGTACAGTAAACCCCCATTATAACAGGCCATAGGGGGCGGTGGGAATTGTGTCAGTTATTGCCGATTATCCGCTATAACTGAGTAAAGGATTCGCTGCAAACACCAAGCGGTCACTCCGTGAGGCAACAGGTTGTTTTCAAATACAAGGttctttttaacagctaaaaatgtaTCTTTGTTACTGCTACAATTACTAAAAGCTGTATATTACATTGTTTAAAGGAGGTAAGTTTGGATGGAAATGCCACCttatcaatttcaatgcctttccAATTTCAACCGCCTTGCCAATTTCAACGCCTTGCCAATTTCAATAACCTGGGAAGAGTAACTTGCAGCCCGTGTTCTTCAAGAGACAGGCGGACTTAAAGAGACAAGtgtaggtgttcagcaaaacaatcacccagtttgtgcttggtctcgccaatatttAGGAGCCTACACCGAGAGCAAAGGATACGGtagaggaggttggaggaggtgcaagtgaacctctgcctaacctgtaaggactgtcggggtccctggatggtcgagggaggaggtatacagGAAGTGGCCAACCTCTAAACTGCCCGTAGTGTGTAGGGGAGCAGttagaaagtgggagaacatagatctagtgtgaatagccacaaaatactggagtaactcagcgggacaggcagtatctctggagagaaaccattccttctctccagagatgctgcctctcccgctgagttactccagtattttgtgtaaatcttcagtttaaaccagcatctgcagtttcttcatacaTAGAgcgagtgtgaacgggtaatcgattgTCGGCATGGTTGCAGTGGATGCGAacgtgggacaacatagaactatagtgaacaggtaatcgatggttgtagtggggtcgctgggccgaaggacctgtttccatgctccatctctaaaactaaacctatAAACAAGATTCCTTTGAGCTCACTGCCACTCACAAGAACTTGAATGTGTAAATCACGTCTTAAGTTTCCAAGAGAAATGATTGGCGGAAGAGAAAACTTGGGAAGAAGTAAGGAAGATGGATTATTAATTCATACCTTCCCTGTGACGGACTCTCCGTCGTAAAACAGGTAATGTTTCTCGACTTTGCCATCGTCACTCTTGATCTCTGCTGTTTTCCTGATGTCAGCGTCATTGAGAACGATGTCAATGTCACACACCGGAGTAAACAGGCCGCCCAGGAAACTCTGGAGGATGGAAGAGACAGAACATTAATGCCATCTATGAGAGAACGAATGATGGAATCGGTGACTTTATTGTGCCGTTGGGAAAGGATCAGGTCTATGATCCTGCTGGACTTCCGGAGGTGCGGATTTGCACTAACGATGAGGGAAAACATCACGTCTACGCAACGAGGGCGACATCCCAGAGGGATCATCATCGACGCCACATGGGTAGAACTCGGGAATAAGAGATGGCAGGCAACCAGGATCCTGCCTCGCTATCTACAACCCAATGCGAATTGTAACTGGGTATCGACagcggcagcacagtggcgcagcggtagagacccgggttcgatgctgaatacgggtgctgtctgtacggagtttgcacgttctccccgtgactgggtgggttttctctgggtgctccggtttcctcccacattccaaagacgtacaggtttgtaggttaattggcttggtaaaattgtaaagtgtccgatagtgttaatgtgcggggatcgctggtcggcgtggatttggtgggccaaagggcctgtttccgcaccgtatct contains:
- the vps26a gene encoding vacuolar protein sorting-associated protein 26A isoform X2; amino-acid sequence: MSFLGGLFTPVCDIDIVLNDADIRKTAEIKSDDGKVEKHYLFYDGESVTGKVNLTFKQPGKRLEHKGIRIEFVGQIELFSDKSNTHEFVNLVKELALPGELTQSRTYDFEFMQVEKPYESYIGANVRLRYFLKVTMVRSLSDLVKEYDLIVHQLATYPDVNNSIKMEVGIEDCLHIEFEYNKSKYHLKDVIVGKIYFLLVRIKIQHMELQMIKKEITGPSTTTETETIAKYEIMDGAPVKGESIPIRLFLAGYDLTPTMRDVNKKFSVRYFLNLVLVDEEDRRYFKQQEIVLWRKAPDKLRKRTNFHQRLESPEPQASAQQPEI
- the vps26a gene encoding vacuolar protein sorting-associated protein 26A isoform X1, coding for MSFLGGLFTPVCDIDIVLNDADIRKTAEIKSDDGKVEKHYLFYDGESVTGKVNLTFKQPGKRLEHKGIRIEFVGQIELFSDKSNTHEFVNLVKELALPGELTQSRTYDFEFMQVEKPYESYIGANVRLRYFLKVTMVRSLSDLVKEYDLIVHQLATYPDVNNSIKMEVGIEDCLHIEFEYNKSKYHLKDVIVGKIYFLLVRIKIQHMELQMIKKEITGIGPSTTTETETIAKYEIMDGAPVKGESIPIRLFLAGYDLTPTMRDVNKKFSVRYFLNLVLVDEEDRRYFKQQEIVLWRKAPDKLRKRTNFHQRLESPEPQASAQQPEI